gttaaatttatttgttgtaAAGGGTGGACACATGATTTCGCcgtcaaaaaagaaagaaagaagtcgacaaaaacaaagaaatcagATATGATTTGCACCTGTACACGTAGTTTCCTGGTAGCTCAGGTCAACAAGGTCAAGTCAAAAGTGATGAGCTCTTCATAATGAGTCGACAAAAATGTGATTTAACAAATACAGCATTAATACTACCCAAATAGAGGCACCTTTTCTTGAaccggatttttttttctaatgaaGATATACTATATTATATAAGTGAAACTTTAACTAGACAAATAAGAATATTGGTGATGATATCACATGGACCTTCACGTGATTCTAATATTCAATTTTGCCTGGTTGGTCGTCAGATAGTGCTGGTGGAACCTCGACGGATTTTTGGATAAAATTCGATTATACGTACCAATACCATTGGGGTCCTAACTcattagtattatttttttaaattgtttgtcttgccaaataaaaatttatatggtTTGTATTAAGACTGgacaaattagttttttttttttttttgctaaatagaCAAATTAGTTGGAATCAAAATACCATACCGAATTTAAacaagagatcataaatttccacgttcaaaaaataatataaatttctaacaatatttttaatattttaagtattcCAAATGAAAATCAAATATAGATCCAAAGCATAATGtacattcaaaaaaatatatttcttgtattagtttaaatttaaaaatttaaattatattcatcagttcaaaattttaattagtttaatgaaaatatcaaaactatTTGAAGTTATctgaaattattatttaaatcatccaaaattattttaaaatattaatactaaatgaaatttaactttagtctatattttaattattcaaaaaattgaaataatatgttgtttattttttttattccttgattttcagttttttatccgaattaacaaaaatatatattaaatttgaaaaatatccaattttttaaaaaaatctatatatatttataataatataaaattttaaaacaaaaacgcTAACCAAACAATAACGGACAGATAAATACTCATGCTATACTATCACATTTTTTGAAATGGTCGATAAAAACTGAACGTGGTAGAAAGGAACAAGTGTCCAGGTACATTTGCAAAAGAGTCCTTAAAGTAATCAGATTGGTCTTTAAAAAGAGCCTCCATACTCGCACTTCTACTTCCACTTCAAAACAGAATCAACTATccaattctctctctctctctctctccctccatTAGAGAAAAGCTTGAACCAAAGcaaattcacattttaattCTCCTTCAATGGCCTCCATGTCCACCGCCTTCCCCAAAACAACTCCTTTCCTCTCTCATCCTCTCGCCAAATCCGATTCCCTGATCGCAACCACCGTTTCATTTCCCTCCAGCTCGAGATCTCGCAGCCTCCGAAGAGCCACCCTCCGCGTACGATCCGCGCTGATCGAGCCAGACGGCGGGAAGCTGATGGAGCTTGTGGTCCCGGAGCCGCGACGAAGGGAGAAGAAGCACGAGGCGGCGGATTTGCCGAGAGTGAAACTTACGGCGATCGATTTACAGTGGATGCACGTGTTGAGCGAAGGCTGGGCAAGTCCGCTTAGAGGGTTTATGAGGGAAGCTGAGTTCCTTCAAACTCTTCATTTCAATTCGCTTCGTCTCGACGACGGATCCGTCGTCAATATGTCTGTACCTATCGTTCTTGCCATCGATGATGAACAGAAAGCCCTCATCGGAGAATCGAAACGTGTCGCGCTTGTTGATTCCGATGATAATCCAATCGCTATTCTCAGCGAGTAAGTTCATCCCTCCCTGTTAATCTTGATCTGATGTGGCTTTGGGCTTCGGCCCAGAACCATCtgatattaaaagaaaaaattgaagCCCTTTATAGTTTGCTTTAACAAATATATGTGCTTGTTTGTTTTGGTTTCCTCAGCATTGAGATATACAAACATCCCAAAGAGGAAAGAATAGCTAGAACGTGGGGCACGACCGCACCGGGCTTGCCTTATGCAGAAGAGGCGATAACCAATGCTGGAAACTGGCTCATTGGTGGTGACCTTGAGGTTCTTGAGCCTGTCAAGTACAACGACGGGCTTGACCGTTTCAGGCTTTCGCCATTCGAACTCCGGAAAGAGCTTGAGAAACGTGGCGCGGATGCTGTCTTTGCGTTCCAGCTCAGGAACCCTGTTCACAACGGACACGCCCTTCTCATGACTGACACTCGCCGGAGACTGCTTGAGATGGGTTACAAGAACCCGATCCTTTTGCTTCATCCACTTGGAGGGTTCACCAAGGCGGATGATGTTCCTCTAAGCTGGCGAATGAAACAGCACGAGAAGGTGCTAGAGGACGGTGTTCTTGATCCGGAGACGACTGTGGTTTCCATATTCCCATCTCCTATGCTTTACGCTGGTCCAACTGAAGTGCAGTGGCATGCAAAGGCTAGGATCAATGCTGGTGCTAACTTCTACATTGTGGGTAGAGATCCAGCCGGAATGGGTCACCCTGTCGAGAAACGTGATCTGTATGATGCTGATCACGGGAAGAAAGTACTAAGCATGGCTCCTGGACTCGAACGGCTCAACATTCTCCCTTTCAGGGTATATTTAAATCTGCATACTCAACCTCGGTATCTCCTTCAAAGATTTAAGGCTTTTGAGTTCTGATTTTTCTGGTTTCGATCTATTTAGGTTGCTGCGTACGATAAGACACAAGGCAAGATGGCCTTCTTTGATCCATCGAGGGCTCAAGACTTCTTGTTCATCTCTGGCACTAAGGTAACTACAACTTCTCAGACTCATTGAGACATAATAGAGTACAGAGTGTTCTGTTTCTGATTAAAACTtgaatttggtttggttctatAGATGCGAGGACTggcaaagaacaaagaaagcCCACCAGATGGATTTATGTGCCCCGGAGGCTGGAAAGTGCTTGTTGATTACTACGATAGTTTGAGTCTATCCGGAAATGCCAGACTCCTGGAAAAGGTTCCGGTTTAAGACAAGAGTAAACccatttctttgttttgttttgttttgttttactttGTGTTGTAAATTAATAACGTGCTAGTTTCTCAAAGATCAACATTATGATCGAACTGTCTTATTCTAAGGTTTGGAAAAAACTTAACATGAAAAACGGtgttgaaattttgaaatatacaaGAACTGGCACTTTTTTGGACTTACATTTTTGACCTTTCTGGATCCATTTGCGCGGATAAACACACTCGCAGCCTAAATTACCAACATCTATTTGGTTGTGTACATACAATACATTTGTGTGTTGTAGACGTGCTATATGGCAACAGATGCGTGATTGCGTATGTTTAGTACAAAAATTTGGTTATATGTGCTTTTGGGAATTGCTTACTCATTGGTTCAAGACAGAAGGtcgaaaagaagaaaaaggtgACTTACCGCCGGAAGCTGATCAAACTTGTACAAGTAAACAGTGTATATATGGCGATTATCATATCCAAG
The Brassica napus cultivar Da-Ae chromosome A1, Da-Ae, whole genome shotgun sequence DNA segment above includes these coding regions:
- the LOC106369188 gene encoding ATP-sulfurylase 3, chloroplastic (The RefSeq protein has 5 substitutions compared to this genomic sequence); translated protein: MASMSTAFPKTTPFLSHPLTKSDSLIATTVSFPSSSRSRSLRRATLRVRSALIEPDGGKLMELVVPEPRRREKKHEAADLPRVKLTAIDLQWMHVLSEGWASPLRGFMREAEFLQTLHFNSLRLDDGSVVNMSVPIVLAIDDEQKALIGESKRVALVDSDDNPIAILSDIEIYKHPKEERIARTWGTTAPGLPYAEEAIANAGNWLIGGDLEVLEPVKYNDGLDRFRLSPFELRKELEKRGADAVFAFRLRNPVHNGHALLMTDTRRRLLEMGYKNPILLLHPLGGFTKADDVPLSWRMKQHEKVLEDGVLDPETTVVSIFPSPMLYAGPTEVQWHAKARINAGANFYIVGRDPAGMGHPVEKRDLYDADHGKKVLSMAPGLERLNILPFRVAAYDKTQGKMAFFDPSRAQDFLFISGTKMRGLAKNKESPPDGFMCPGGWKVLVDYYDSLSLSGNARLPEKIPV